In Deltaproteobacteria bacterium, the genomic window CATGGGCATAGATGGTAGGCTTGCCAGGGCTTACGGAGATGCCGTGGAAGAAGATCCGGGAATCGGGCAGCGAGCGGATCACCTCCACCGCCATGTCCCGCGTGCCCATGGAGCTGCCGCCCGAGAGCAGCACCAGGTCGCCCCAGCCGAGGCCCTCGGTCAGCGCGGCGTGCAACGCCTCCGGTTGGTCGGGCACCACGCCGAGGTCCTTGAGTTCGGCGCCGCATTCGGCGATGAGGCCGGCCAACGAATGCTGATTGATGTTCCGCACCTGTCCGGGGCGAGGCTCCCGGTCCACCGCGACGATCTCGTCGCCGGTGGAGATGAGCGTCACGCGCGGTCTCCGGTACACGGACACCGACGCGATCCCGATACCCGTAAGCGCCCCGAGATCGTGGGCGCGTAGTCTCCGGCCGCGCGCGAACACCGGTTCGCCCTTGCGGATGTCGTCGCCCACCTGGATGACGTTGAGCCAGGGAGAGGCGGCCCGGTATATCTCCACCGCGCCGTCGCCCGTCTCCTCCGTGTGTTCCACCATGACAACGGCATCGCTGCCGGGCGGAAGCATGCCGCCGGTGGAGATGCGCACGGCCTCGCGCGCGCCCAGGCGGCGCGTGGCCTCCTCTCCCATTTCCACAGCCCCCACAAGCCTCAGGTAGGCGGGCAGGGCGGGACTGGCGCCGAACGTATCCCGCGCGATGACCGCGTAGCCGTCCATGCCGGCCCGGTTGAAGTGGGGGAGGTCCACCTGCGAGTAGAGGTCCTCGGCAAGTACCCGGCCCCGCGCCTCGGTCGTGCGCACGACCTCGGCATCCACGGGGGCCGCCTGGCGAACGGTCTCCAAGGCTTCGGCCGGCGTCACGACCTTGAAGAAGGCCTTGGGGTTGCTCGTGGTGCCCATGTTGCCAGTGCGGTGGGCGCCGGCCGGTGGCCGGGCATTCAGCGCTGCGCCAGCGGCACGTTGCCGAACTTCTCGCGGATCTCGGCGGCGATGTGCTCCAGCGCTTCCTCCCGTGTGTCGTAGAGGCGTTTCAGCTTGCGCGGCGCGTGCTTGTGAATGGCATAGGCGGTCATCAGGGGCAAAGCGATGGTGCTGTCGACGTAGCAGACCACGGAGTCGGGCAGTTGGTCCGGGTCCACCTTGCCCCAGCTCACCGCCTCGGCCGGCGTCGCCCCCGACAGGCCGCCCGTGTCCACGCGCGCGTCGGTGATCTGGATGAAGTAGTCGAAGCCCTTTTCCTCCAGCCCCAGGACTTCCTGGATGTGCGGCTCGGTCTGGAGCAGGAAGTTCTTGGGCGAGCCGCCGCCGAGGATCACCGCGGCGCTGCGCCCGCCGCGCCGCTTGGCCTCGAGCACCAGGGCGGCGGATTCGTTGACGTCGCGCGACACGTCGAAGCGCAGGCCGTTGCCCTTGAGCGCCAGGGCCGCCACGTTCATGCCGATGGAGCTGTCCCCGGGCGAAGAGGTGTACACCGGCACGCCGCCCCGGTAGGCGGCGGCCAGGAGCGAGCGCCGCTCCAGTCCCAGGATCTTCTCGCGTTCGTCCAGATAGCGGCCGACGCGGTAGTGCATCTCCGCAGTGCCCATCTCCTTCTGGAACTCCGGCGCCTTGAGGACTTCCCGGAAGAAGTCGTCGGTGGAGATGAGGACGTCGTAGTCGAAGAAGATGTCGTAGATGCGCACCACGCCCTGTTCGCGCAGGTCCACATCGTCGGCGTCGAAGGTGCCGCGGTGCATGGACAGGCCGATGGCGAAGTGGGTGTCGTGGTAGAGGTTGGCGCCGGTGCTGACGATCCAGTCGACGAAGCCGCGCTCGATGAGCGGAATGAACGCCGTCATGCCCAGCCCCGCCGGCGTCAGCGCCCCGGTGATGCTGAGCCCCACGGTCACGTCGTCCGCCAGGATCTTCTCGGTGAAGAGCTGACAGGCCTCCCGCAAGCGTCCGCTGTTGTAGGAGACGAAGTTGTCGTCGACAAGATCGACGATGCTGGTGGCGGCGTCGATGGGGCGGGGATCGATTTTCCGGCCTGAAAGAAGGGATGGTTTGCTCATGGCTTCGTCACCGGAGGTCCGGTCTGCCGCGGTCCTGCCGCGCAGCGGGCTAGTACTCCGATTCGCGCGCCGTCCGGAGCTTGCGCTGCCGGAGTTGCATGTAGGCGTTGCGCGCCGAGCTGTAAGGGTCGATGCTGCGCTCCAGCTCCTCGTAGACATTGTTGTCGAGGGCGCGGTTGTTCACGATGTCGGTGGCGCGGACGGACAGGGGGACGTAGTAGGGCGTGAAATACTGCAGGGGACTCATGAACGCATCGGCGGCCATTCCCAATCCGTCCCGGATCGTGGTCGGAGGCAAGAGCGGCAGCACGAGATAGGCGCCGTGGCTGAACCCGTAGACGCCCAGCGTGATCCCCATGTCCTGATCGCTCGGTTCCAGTCCCAACTTCGTGGCCATGTCGAAGATGCCCGCTATGCCCAGGGTGCTGTTGACGACGAAACGGGCAATCTCCCGGCTGGCGCTGAGGGGCTTTCCCTGGAGCGTGTTGTTGACCACCTTCCGCACCACGTCGAGGTTGTCGATGGCATTGCGGACCCCCCTCTGTGCCGGTGAGGGAAGAACGGAGCCGTAGGTAAGGGCCACGGGTTTCAACACAAAACGGTCGAAAGCGCTGTTGAACAGAAACATTCGCTCATTGAACCACTCGATGCGGTCGTAGTGCTGATCGCGCGTTGCCAGTTCGTCGCGAACGGGTGCGTCGCCTCCAGCGGCGCCGGCGGGTTCCTCCTGGGAGGCGGCGGGTTGGACGAGGCTCAGGTGGAGCAGCAGCAACAGAAAGGGCAGCCGTAAATTTTTCATGAGTGTGGCGGGGCAGGAAGTGGCATTAGAATAGCATTGGCGCGTTCGAAATCAAGCGCCCCCCGCCAATGTATTCCGGTTTGAAAACCGCCCGTCGATGGGATACCTTGACCTTCGGGTCGCGTGCGCAACGCACCCGGGAAGACGGGACCGTGGAAAAGCGAAACATCGTCCTGGGCGTGACAGGGGGCATCGCCTGCTACAAGGCGCTTGAACTGGTGCGGCTCCTGGTCCAGGATTCGTGCTCCGTCCGCGTGGTGATGACACGGGGAGCCGCGGAGTTCGTCATGCCGCTGAGCTTCCAGACCCTGTCGGGCGCGCCCGTGGCCACCGACCTCTTCAGCCTGACCCAGGAATCGGAGATCGGCCACATCGACCTGGCCGACAGCGCCGACCTGCTGGTGATCGCCCCCGCCACCGCCAACGTCATCGGCAAGCTCGCCGCCGGCATTGCCGACGACCTACTCACCACCGTGGTCCTGGCCACCCAGGCGCCCGTGCTGGTGGCGCCCGCCATGAACGTGCACATGCTGGCGCATCCCTTGGTGCAGGCCAATCTGGCGAAGCTGCGCGGCGCCGGGTACCACGTCATGGAGACCGCGTCGGGCTCCCTGGCGTGCGGCTACGAGGGCAAGGGCCGGCTTCCGGAGCCGGCGGTCATCGTCGAGGAGATCCGCGCGCTGTTACGGTCCAAGGACCTTGCGGGCGAGCACATCGTGGTCACCGCCGGCCCGAGCCGGGAGCCGCTGGACCCCGTCCGGTACCTCTCCAACCGCTCGTCCGGCAAGATGGGGTACGCGCTGGCGCGGGCGGCGGCGCGGCGCGGCGCCCAGGTGACGCTGGTGAGCGGACCTACGGCGCTGGCGCCACCCACCGGCGTCAGGACCGTCCCCGTGGTCACGGCCGAAGAGATGCGCGGGGCCGTGCTGGCGGAGTTCGAATCCGCCACCGCGGTCTTCATGGCGGCCGCGGTGGCGGACTACCGGCCGCACGCGGCCGCGGCTCAGAAGATGAAGCGCGGCGACGGCTCCCTCAGCGTGGAGTTCGTGCCCAACCCCGACATCGTGGCCGAGCTGGCCGCCCGCAAACGTCACCAGGTCGTGGTGGGCTTCGCCGCCGAAACCGAGTCCCTGCTCGCCAACGCCCGCGCCAAGCTCGAGAAGAAAAACCTCGACCTGCTGGTGGCCAACGACGTCACCCAGGCGGGCAGCGGTTTCGACGTGGACACCAACGTGGTCACGCTGCTCGGCCGCGACGGCACCGCCATCCCGCTCCCCCTCATGAGCAAGGACGCGGTGGCCGACCGCGTCTACGACTGGTACCTCCAGTACAAGAAACAATCCCCCCGCCGCATCAAGAGCCCGTCCCGGCGCCGTACGGCGTGAGGCTCTAACCTTTCCAGACATGGGCCGGTCCTTCGCTTCGGACCGGCGCCTCGGTATGTCCGCATTGGGTGCAGCGGCGCAGGGACTCGTCCGCGGCCATGACTTCGTAGGCTTTCTGCACCGTGTCCGCGGGTTCATTGAACCGGGCCGTGGTCTCGTAGAGCGTGTGGGTGCACTTGCCGCACACCCAGATGAAGCCGTCGATCTCGTCCGGGCGGCGCACCCGCTCCACCACCAGGGTGTAGGAGCCGTCCTCCCGGCGCGGCGAATGCGGCACCAGAGCCGGCAACAGAAACATCTCGCCCTCCTGAAGAACGGCGACTTCCGGCTTGTGCTCGGGGGTGAGGTAATGGAGGTTCAACTCGCCTTCGAGTTGGTAGAATATCTCGTCGCCCGGATTGACGTGGAAGTCGGTGCGGGTATTGGGGCCACGGGTCACGAAGGCGATGAAGTCCGAGTCCTCCCAGATGACCCGGCGCCGGCCCCAGTCGCCGCGGTTGTCGTCGATCCATTGCTTGAGATTGAAGCGGGTGAGGTGTGGGAACATGGGGTCTCCTTTCCGACACGGCGCGGGGGTCAGCCGTCGGGTCCGTGGCGCGGGCTGAACCCCAGACTCTTCCGCGCCTTGTCCGAAGCGTAACCACAACAGTTCCCATCCGCCTGGAAAGCCACCGTTCGAACGCCCGGAAGATGCCGTTCGAGCAGCGCCTGGGTGGGCATGATCAGATAAGTCGTGGGCGCGCAGATGTTGAAGGCCTCGTGACCTTCGAAGTCCGCTTCCAGGGCCAGAC contains:
- a CDS encoding molybdopterin-binding protein; the protein is MGTTSNPKAFFKVVTPAEALETVRQAAPVDAEVVRTTEARGRVLAEDLYSQVDLPHFNRAGMDGYAVIARDTFGASPALPAYLRLVGAVEMGEEATRRLGAREAVRISTGGMLPPGSDAVVMVEHTEETGDGAVEIYRAASPWLNVIQVGDDIRKGEPVFARGRRLRAHDLGALTGIGIASVSVYRRPRVTLISTGDEIVAVDREPRPGQVRNINQHSLAGLIAECGAELKDLGVVPDQPEALHAALTEGLGWGDLVLLSGGSSMGTRDMAVEVIRSLPDSRIFFHGISVSPGKPTIYAHAAGKPVLGLPGYPVSALVIFDLFAAPLIRALSGESTLSVQTGRNTVRAAMDTNVSSQTGREDYVRVTLERRGDTVYAAPLPSKSGAIFTLVKADGMVCIDLNSEGLEQGEEVEVLLF
- the speY gene encoding deoxyhypusine synthase, whose amino-acid sequence is MSKPSLLSGRKIDPRPIDAATSIVDLVDDNFVSYNSGRLREACQLFTEKILADDVTVGLSITGALTPAGLGMTAFIPLIERGFVDWIVSTGANLYHDTHFAIGLSMHRGTFDADDVDLREQGVVRIYDIFFDYDVLISTDDFFREVLKAPEFQKEMGTAEMHYRVGRYLDEREKILGLERRSLLAAAYRGGVPVYTSSPGDSSIGMNVAALALKGNGLRFDVSRDVNESAALVLEAKRRGGRSAAVILGGGSPKNFLLQTEPHIQEVLGLEEKGFDYFIQITDARVDTGGLSGATPAEAVSWGKVDPDQLPDSVVCYVDSTIALPLMTAYAIHKHAPRKLKRLYDTREEALEHIAAEIREKFGNVPLAQR
- a CDS encoding VacJ family lipoprotein — protein: MKNLRLPFLLLLLHLSLVQPAASQEEPAGAAGGDAPVRDELATRDQHYDRIEWFNERMFLFNSAFDRFVLKPVALTYGSVLPSPAQRGVRNAIDNLDVVRKVVNNTLQGKPLSASREIARFVVNSTLGIAGIFDMATKLGLEPSDQDMGITLGVYGFSHGAYLVLPLLPPTTIRDGLGMAADAFMSPLQYFTPYYVPLSVRATDIVNNRALDNNVYEELERSIDPYSSARNAYMQLRQRKLRTARESEY
- the coaBC gene encoding bifunctional phosphopantothenoylcysteine decarboxylase/phosphopantothenate--cysteine ligase CoaBC, with the protein product MEKRNIVLGVTGGIACYKALELVRLLVQDSCSVRVVMTRGAAEFVMPLSFQTLSGAPVATDLFSLTQESEIGHIDLADSADLLVIAPATANVIGKLAAGIADDLLTTVVLATQAPVLVAPAMNVHMLAHPLVQANLAKLRGAGYHVMETASGSLACGYEGKGRLPEPAVIVEEIRALLRSKDLAGEHIVVTAGPSREPLDPVRYLSNRSSGKMGYALARAAARRGAQVTLVSGPTALAPPTGVRTVPVVTAEEMRGAVLAEFESATAVFMAAAVADYRPHAAAAQKMKRGDGSLSVEFVPNPDIVAELAARKRHQVVVGFAAETESLLANARAKLEKKNLDLLVANDVTQAGSGFDVDTNVVTLLGRDGTAIPLPLMSKDAVADRVYDWYLQYKKQSPRRIKSPSRRRTA
- the nbaC gene encoding 3-hydroxyanthranilate 3,4-dioxygenase; protein product: MFPHLTRFNLKQWIDDNRGDWGRRRVIWEDSDFIAFVTRGPNTRTDFHVNPGDEIFYQLEGELNLHYLTPEHKPEVAVLQEGEMFLLPALVPHSPRREDGSYTLVVERVRRPDEIDGFIWVCGKCTHTLYETTARFNEPADTVQKAYEVMAADESLRRCTQCGHTEAPVRSEGPAHVWKG